A genomic region of Oncorhynchus mykiss isolate Arlee chromosome 16, USDA_OmykA_1.1, whole genome shotgun sequence contains the following coding sequences:
- the LOC110491387 gene encoding potassium voltage-gated channel subfamily G member 3, with protein MKFGKKSVCVLNVGGTRYAFPGEVIRDFPLQRVSRLHACVTEKEVLEVCDDYDQDSNEFFFDRHAQAFVFIMLYLRSGKLRFVPGVCALSFYSEMLYWGLGSAHLEFCCQRRLDDTGYSEEDLIMRAEDNESRSEVEVEKGSGWLEWMRRTFEEPGSSVAAQLLALLSVIFVIVSMVMLCMSTLPDWNTAKHNTVEEHRIVEAVCIGWFTAECVVRFLVAKDKLVFLCRPLNLIDVAAITPYYVSMVMPGGAGGLSGVAGVTLRVLRMMRVFWLVKLARHFLGLQTLGMTLRRCRHEMATLAIFLTVATAIYSALAQLLEHGLDPDHRNLDDRSNRGGDYASIPAAAWWAVISMTTVGYGDVYPVTVGGRMLGGLCVVSGIVLLALPITFIYHSFVQCYNELKLRSARYTHTHTH; from the exons atgaagttcGGTAAGAAGAGCGTCTGTGTACTGAACGTGGGGGGTACCCGGTACGCATTCCCTGGCGAGGTGATCCGTGATTTCCCACTTCAGCGCGTGAGCCGCCTGCACGCCTGTGTCACGGAGAAGGAAGTCCTCGAGGTCTGCGACGACTACGACCAGGATAGCAATGAATTCTTCTTCGACCGGCACGCGCAAGCCTTTGTCTTCATTATGCTATACCTGCGCTCCGGAAAGCTCCGATTCGTCCCGGGAGTGTGCGCGCTCTCCTTTTACAGCGAAATGCTGTACTGGGGGCTTGGGAGCGCGCATCTGGAGTTCTGTTGCCAGCGGAGACTAGACGACACCGGTTACTCCGAAGAGGACCTGATTATGCGCGCGGAGGACAACGAGTCCCGGAgcgaggtggaggtggagaaag gatcagGGTGGCTAGAGTGGATGCGTCGGACCTTCGAGGAACCGGGGTCGTCGGTGGCGGCTCAACTCCTCGCTTTGCTGTCCGTCATCTTCGTCATCGTCTCCATGGTGATGCTGTGTATGAGCACGCTGCCAGATTGGAACACGGCAAAACACAACACAGTGGAAgagcacag GATTGTGGAGGCGGTGTGTATCGGTTGGTTCACAGCGGAGTGTGTGGTGCGTTTCCTCGTGGCTAAG GACAAGCTGGTCTTCCTGTGTCGGCCGCTGAACCTGATTGACGTGGCGGCCATCACACCTTACTACGTTTCCATGGTGATGCCAGGCGGAGCAGGGGGATTGTCAGGCGTCGCCGGGGTAACCCTGAGGGTTCTGAGGATGATGCGTGTGTTCTGGCTGGTGAAGCTGGCCAGACACTTCCTGGGATTGCAGACTCTGGGGATGACGCTACGCCGCTGTCGTCACGAGATGGCCACCCTCGCCATTTTCCTTACCGTTGCCACAGCAATATACAGCGCATTGGCTCAGCTGCTGGAGCATGGCCTCGACCCTGACCACCGTAACCTTGACGACCGCAGTAACAGAGGAGGAGACTATGCCAGCATCCCAGCTGCTGCATGGTGGGCTGTCATCTCCATGACGACCGTTGGTTACGGTGACGTTTACCCGGTAACGGTTGGTGGGCGCATGCTGGGCGGGCTGTGTGTGGTCAGTGGCATCGTTCTTCTGGCATTGCCAATCACCTTCATCTACCACAGCTTTGTTCAGTGTTACAACGAACTGAAGCTCCGCTCCgctaggtacacacacacacacacacactga
- the LOC110491388 gene encoding cytochrome c oxidase subunit 7A-related protein, mitochondrial, translating to MTYYKFSGFSQRLTGSAPATAYSPQGLRSGLPAEPPTMTFATPTKMVSESGAMVEYLGVNKVPYFQRLFQTSDGVPVHLKRGVPDRLLYRTTMALTVGGALYCLVALYIAAQPRKTT from the exons ATGACATACTACAAGTTCAGCGGTTTCAGCCAGAGGTTGACAGGGTCGGCACCGGCCACCGCCTACAGTCCGCAG GGTCTGAGGTCTGGTTTGCCAGCAGAGCCTCCCACCATGACGTTTGCTACACCCACCAAGATGGTGTCAGAGTCAGGGGCCATGGTGGAATACCTAGGGGTGAACAAGGTGCCATACTTCCAGAGACTGTTCcag ACATCAGATGGCGTTCCAGTCCATCTGAAGAGAGGTGTCCCTGACAGACTGTTGTACCGCACCACCATGGCCCTGACAGTAGGAGGAGCACTTTACTGCCTCGTGGCCCTCTACATCGCTGCACAACCCAGGAAAACGACCTAA
- the LOC110491389 gene encoding phosphatidylinositol-glycan biosynthesis class F protein isoform X1: MSVNVGWVQAFDLARHHVYGIQVDLTRPLSSTMWDQEIRQMASSHAIMASGVFMATVVPAVLVPGFSVYGTHLLWLYSVAGAVAVVNITLFWLLGVSSPTKKHTITYKVSRLVRSCLYLLLSCLFFHTVVILYGAPLLETALETFSLAVLLTSLTTLRCVCVLGPNVQAWIRVFSRHGAMSVWDTSLQVVVGCSVVGAWLGAFPIPLDWDRPWQVWPVSCSLGAVIGYLTGLVAAPAWIHWHRKHLTYKIK, encoded by the exons ATGTCAGTCAATGTAGGGTGGGTCCAAGCATTTGACCTTGCCCGGCACCATGTTTACGGAA TACAGGTAGACCTGACCAGACCTCTCTCCAGCACCATGTGGGACCAGGAGATCAGACAGATGGCGTCCAGCCACGCCATCATGGCGTCAGGGGTGTTTATGGCGACAGTGGTGCCAGCGGTGCTAGTGCCAGGTTTCTCTGTGTACGGGACACACCTGCTATGGCTGTACTCTGTTGCCGGGGCCGTTGCCGTGGTCAACATCACCCTGTTCTGGCTGCTGGGGGTCAGCTCCCCCACCAAGAAACACACTATCACCTACAAG GTGTCTAGGTTGGTACGTTCCTGTCTCTACctgctcctctcctgtctgttctTCCACACTGTAGTGATCCTGTATGGAGCACCGCTACTGGA GACTGCATTGGAGACGTTCTCTCTGGCCGTGTTGTTGACCAGTCTAACCACTCTGCGGTGTGTCTGTGTCCTTGGGCCCAACGTCCAGGCTTGGATAAGAGTGTTCAGCCGACATGG ggcCATGTCGGTGTGGGACACCTCTCTACAGGTGGTGGTCGGCTGCAGTGTTGTCGGAGCCTGGCTAGGAGCCTTCCCCATCCCATTGGACTGGGACCGGCCCTGGcag GTGTGGCCCGTCTCCTGCAGTCTGGGTGCAGTGATTGGTTACCTGACTGGGCTAGTCGCCGCCCCCGCCTGGATCCACTGGCACCGCAAACACCTCACCTACAAGATCAAGTGA
- the LOC110491389 gene encoding phosphatidylinositol-glycan biosynthesis class F protein isoform X2, which translates to MWDQEIRQMASSHAIMASGVFMATVVPAVLVPGFSVYGTHLLWLYSVAGAVAVVNITLFWLLGVSSPTKKHTITYKVSRLVRSCLYLLLSCLFFHTVVILYGAPLLETALETFSLAVLLTSLTTLRCVCVLGPNVQAWIRVFSRHGAMSVWDTSLQVVVGCSVVGAWLGAFPIPLDWDRPWQVWPVSCSLGAVIGYLTGLVAAPAWIHWHRKHLTYKIK; encoded by the exons ATGTGGGACCAGGAGATCAGACAGATGGCGTCCAGCCACGCCATCATGGCGTCAGGGGTGTTTATGGCGACAGTGGTGCCAGCGGTGCTAGTGCCAGGTTTCTCTGTGTACGGGACACACCTGCTATGGCTGTACTCTGTTGCCGGGGCCGTTGCCGTGGTCAACATCACCCTGTTCTGGCTGCTGGGGGTCAGCTCCCCCACCAAGAAACACACTATCACCTACAAG GTGTCTAGGTTGGTACGTTCCTGTCTCTACctgctcctctcctgtctgttctTCCACACTGTAGTGATCCTGTATGGAGCACCGCTACTGGA GACTGCATTGGAGACGTTCTCTCTGGCCGTGTTGTTGACCAGTCTAACCACTCTGCGGTGTGTCTGTGTCCTTGGGCCCAACGTCCAGGCTTGGATAAGAGTGTTCAGCCGACATGG ggcCATGTCGGTGTGGGACACCTCTCTACAGGTGGTGGTCGGCTGCAGTGTTGTCGGAGCCTGGCTAGGAGCCTTCCCCATCCCATTGGACTGGGACCGGCCCTGGcag GTGTGGCCCGTCTCCTGCAGTCTGGGTGCAGTGATTGGTTACCTGACTGGGCTAGTCGCCGCCCCCGCCTGGATCCACTGGCACCGCAAACACCTCACCTACAAGATCAAGTGA